One region of Pseudoalteromonas piscicida genomic DNA includes:
- a CDS encoding cupin-like domain-containing protein, translating to MDKYKVDIVDSLTASEFKRNYLKPDRPVLIKGAIKHWQATQGWGTSYFKQHFPDQQVPVKRFEKGNIIKEVMPLGDYCDQLDAYERGEGEFPAYCHDIPIFHALPELKQEINEFPSNFMPIAYSNWWKYCQFFLGPSQSVTPLHFDCLLTHNLFFQIKGTKRFTLLPYEDSRHCGRYGWRWFKLDPEQPDLQQYAQYDKDKAVVVDVEAGDILFMPSGTLHHVRSMDTCVSFNIDFHNQHSAWRGVKALYEGIPVTNFYYNFLCLLRLMKLLPERVFFRLYKGYLNYVS from the coding sequence ATGGATAAGTATAAAGTTGACATTGTAGACTCGCTGACAGCTTCTGAGTTTAAGCGCAATTATTTAAAGCCAGACCGACCTGTACTCATTAAGGGAGCTATCAAACATTGGCAAGCGACCCAAGGGTGGGGAACCAGCTACTTCAAACAGCATTTTCCAGACCAGCAAGTGCCGGTAAAACGGTTTGAAAAAGGCAATATTATTAAAGAGGTGATGCCGCTTGGGGATTATTGTGATCAATTAGATGCCTATGAGCGTGGAGAAGGGGAGTTTCCGGCCTATTGTCATGATATTCCTATATTTCATGCCTTGCCTGAACTGAAGCAGGAAATAAATGAATTTCCTAGTAATTTTATGCCAATTGCATATAGTAATTGGTGGAAATACTGCCAGTTTTTTCTTGGCCCCTCGCAAAGTGTCACACCGCTACATTTTGACTGCTTATTGACGCATAATTTGTTCTTCCAAATAAAGGGGACTAAACGCTTTACGCTACTGCCATATGAAGATAGTCGTCATTGTGGTAGATATGGATGGCGTTGGTTCAAGCTTGATCCCGAGCAACCTGATCTGCAGCAATATGCTCAGTACGATAAGGACAAAGCGGTAGTCGTCGACGTTGAAGCCGGTGATATTTTGTTTATGCCAAGTGGTACTTTGCATCATGTTCGCTCTATGGATACCTGTGTGTCGTTTAATATTGATTTTCATAATCAACATAGCGCGTGGCGTGGTGTTAAAGCGCTATACGAAGGCATACCGGTAACTAACTTTTATTACAACTTTTTATGTTTATTGAGGTTGATGAAGCTGTTACCTGAGCGGGTGTTTTTCCGACTGTACAAAGGCTACCTCAATTATGTCTCTTAG
- a CDS encoding CPBP family intramembrane glutamic endopeptidase, whose translation MKFSTIGGVIALWLFSYTANAEVTDDNPYDFDFKPSILSDSPNLGALSGFVLPGVIQGLDGQYEKAAWYATSTLVGFAGYGHYSDQDDYIDDDARDNDVLEIEYLNATTLKADFAANVALNSMFMSSYDAYQSRAKYRQFDNGVTVSQTPVSQLWKAPFKWENLSKPSTYIPLLLVAAYVSSRDNVYAIERDDSVSLFEAHSANLAGNMFTAVGEEAFFRGYLNTELNHQLGQRSGLVVSSLLFGALHSGSGNQASFGAATAIGGYLGWLHQRNNYDLEQSVAVHYWINVIAGIAELEHGGSVPLLQVNMQF comes from the coding sequence ATGAAGTTTTCAACCATTGGTGGGGTCATTGCGTTATGGCTATTTTCTTATACAGCAAATGCAGAAGTCACTGACGACAACCCTTATGATTTTGATTTTAAGCCGAGCATATTAAGTGATAGCCCTAACTTAGGGGCGCTATCAGGATTTGTGCTTCCGGGAGTGATCCAAGGTTTGGATGGGCAGTACGAAAAGGCGGCATGGTATGCCACATCAACGTTGGTCGGGTTTGCGGGGTATGGTCATTACTCTGATCAAGATGACTATATTGACGATGATGCAAGAGATAACGATGTATTAGAAATTGAGTATCTAAATGCCACCACGCTAAAAGCCGATTTTGCCGCAAATGTAGCATTAAATAGCATGTTTATGTCATCTTATGATGCATATCAAAGTAGAGCCAAATACCGTCAATTTGACAATGGGGTCACTGTGTCACAGACGCCGGTATCACAGTTATGGAAAGCTCCATTTAAGTGGGAAAATTTATCAAAACCAAGTACCTATATTCCACTGTTATTGGTTGCGGCTTATGTTTCTTCACGCGATAACGTCTATGCCATAGAAAGAGACGATAGCGTTAGCTTGTTTGAAGCACACAGTGCAAACCTGGCTGGGAATATGTTTACCGCGGTGGGCGAAGAAGCCTTTTTCCGTGGTTATCTCAACACCGAATTGAACCACCAGCTAGGGCAGCGATCTGGCCTCGTTGTGTCATCCCTTTTGTTTGGCGCTTTGCATAGTGGCAGTGGTAATCAAGCAAGTTTTGGGGCTGCGACGGCGATCGGTGGTTATTTGGGGTGGCTACATCAACGTAATAACTATGACCTTGAACAATCCGTTGCCGTTCATTATTGGATAAACGTTATTGCTGGGATAGCAGAGCTGGAACATGGTGGTAGTGTGCCGTTGTTACAAGTAAATATGCAATTCTAG
- a CDS encoding MbtH family protein gives MLNTVETYTVLINAEKQYSVWSAAKAIPQGWSQIDIQGSLEECNAYINEHWKDMRPESLRQAMANS, from the coding sequence ATGCTAAACACAGTTGAAACGTATACGGTACTCATTAATGCTGAAAAGCAATATTCAGTTTGGTCCGCAGCTAAAGCGATACCTCAGGGGTGGAGCCAAATTGATATTCAAGGCAGCTTAGAAGAGTGTAATGCATATATTAACGAGCATTGGAAAGATATGCGTCCAGAGAGCCTAAGACAGGCAATGGCAAATAGTTAA
- a CDS encoding winged helix-turn-helix domain-containing protein — translation MNTVAANSSDNAMELNKGFIFYHGEDYILSENQEVVKLEPLASKALLYLIEHSERAVSVEELLVKVWGSKFKSMKVVNRCVCLARKALADDMRNPKFIKTIPKRGYKFVGHCMIKNHYLELTAH, via the coding sequence ATGAATACGGTAGCCGCAAATTCGTCTGACAACGCGATGGAGTTAAATAAAGGATTCATTTTTTATCATGGTGAGGATTATATTCTCTCTGAAAACCAAGAAGTAGTTAAACTTGAACCTTTAGCATCCAAAGCTTTGCTTTATCTAATAGAGCATTCAGAGCGCGCAGTATCAGTCGAAGAGTTGTTGGTCAAAGTTTGGGGAAGTAAATTTAAATCGATGAAAGTCGTAAACCGCTGTGTGTGTTTAGCACGAAAAGCGTTAGCTGATGACATGCGTAATCCAAAATTTATAAAAACAATCCCAAAACGTGGATATAAATTTGTAGGGCACTGCATGATAAAAAATCATTATTTAGAACTAACCGCCCATTAA
- a CDS encoding DM13 domain-containing protein, whose product MIFITGFVTGVYTLPIMTQPPAASHTEILVISKAATYKGRFVKELKDSDALHYATGEIYFSDKHIAFVGEIAPGPDYRLYLAKNFIETEADFNAQKHTMVEIANINQFSQFVQRKYRQVDLSQFQSAIIWCEHFEQFISAAPLQRVGSE is encoded by the coding sequence GTGATATTTATTACAGGTTTTGTTACCGGTGTGTATACCTTACCGATAATGACGCAACCTCCGGCGGCTAGCCACACAGAAATACTGGTGATCAGTAAAGCCGCAACGTATAAAGGTCGATTCGTGAAGGAGCTTAAAGATTCAGATGCACTACACTACGCCACTGGTGAAATATATTTCTCAGACAAGCATATTGCGTTTGTGGGTGAGATAGCACCAGGTCCAGATTATCGGCTTTACCTCGCCAAGAATTTTATTGAAACTGAGGCAGACTTTAACGCGCAAAAGCACACCATGGTGGAAATTGCCAACATTAACCAATTTTCGCAGTTCGTGCAGCGTAAATATCGCCAAGTTGATCTCTCCCAGTTTCAGAGCGCTATTATTTGGTGTGAGCATTTTGAGCAGTTTATATCGGCAGCGCCATTACAACGCGTTGGTAGTGAGTAG
- a CDS encoding lytic polysaccharide monooxygenase, giving the protein MKNSILTVSIAMAFGMAASNAFAHGYMDSPKARQAICEEQGGFWWPKDGSNIPNAACRAAYLASEHVQFIQKHEFAANVPDYFNLQAVQAVIPDGQLCAGGDRNKAGMNIASSEWQKTAITPDAQNQIKVRFRATTPHNPSFWQFYLTKPETDIQSKPLAWQDLELVQEYGNVDFFVAPDGKRYYEMQVAVPSKFSGDAILYTRWQRDDVVGEGFYNCSDVTILRDTTPTEPVSWTSAGFFIKQGQQANVGDTVWLRVFDGDGQELVQEKLSITPSNITYWAAKFASTLNDNYANTLQIGVQQRDGNIVFDTAQLAANQLFVSNTKYTFNLSILAKPQNRAPVVHTPADITLKENSSTPVHVHAFDDDKDPLTFTWQIPSPLSYSGSGATITLTAPEVEKNTDYQGQVTISDGALEKTVSFTITVTNQTPPSSSDTWRADKVYTAGDIAVYQGKSYRAKWWVKGQQPDQSDAWALIDKSDSSNVWSANKAYNGGDKVSYQGVVYQARWWTKGQQPDLHSVWKKL; this is encoded by the coding sequence ATGAAAAATTCTATTTTAACAGTCAGTATAGCTATGGCATTTGGCATGGCAGCATCGAACGCATTTGCGCATGGCTATATGGATAGTCCAAAGGCAAGACAAGCGATTTGTGAAGAGCAGGGCGGATTTTGGTGGCCAAAAGACGGGAGCAATATCCCAAACGCGGCATGCCGAGCAGCTTACCTAGCGTCTGAGCATGTGCAGTTTATTCAAAAGCATGAGTTTGCAGCGAATGTTCCCGATTATTTTAATCTCCAAGCGGTGCAGGCTGTTATTCCTGACGGGCAACTTTGTGCGGGTGGTGACAGAAACAAAGCGGGTATGAATATCGCATCGAGTGAGTGGCAAAAGACCGCGATTACGCCAGACGCTCAAAATCAAATTAAAGTTAGATTTCGTGCCACCACGCCACATAACCCCAGCTTTTGGCAATTTTATCTCACCAAACCGGAAACGGATATTCAGTCAAAGCCCCTGGCGTGGCAAGATTTAGAGCTGGTGCAAGAGTATGGCAATGTTGATTTCTTCGTCGCACCAGACGGTAAACGCTATTATGAAATGCAGGTGGCGGTACCGAGCAAGTTTAGCGGGGACGCCATTTTATATACGCGTTGGCAGCGCGATGATGTTGTTGGTGAAGGTTTTTACAATTGTAGCGACGTCACCATCTTACGAGATACCACACCGACCGAGCCGGTAAGTTGGACGTCTGCTGGCTTTTTTATCAAGCAGGGTCAACAAGCCAATGTAGGTGATACGGTGTGGTTGCGCGTCTTTGACGGTGATGGCCAAGAGCTAGTACAAGAAAAACTGTCGATAACACCTAGTAATATCACGTATTGGGCGGCGAAATTTGCCAGTACGCTTAACGATAATTATGCGAATACGTTGCAAATAGGTGTACAGCAAAGAGACGGAAATATTGTATTTGATACGGCGCAATTAGCGGCTAACCAGCTATTTGTCAGTAATACAAAGTACACTTTTAATCTTTCAATTTTAGCTAAACCACAAAATCGCGCTCCTGTGGTTCATACCCCAGCTGATATCACGCTAAAGGAGAACTCAAGCACACCAGTTCATGTTCATGCTTTTGATGACGATAAAGATCCGCTCACCTTTACATGGCAGATCCCTTCGCCACTGAGCTATAGCGGCAGCGGTGCAACTATCACTTTGACTGCGCCTGAGGTCGAGAAAAACACCGACTATCAAGGACAAGTAACTATCTCAGATGGCGCGCTTGAAAAAACCGTTAGCTTTACCATCACAGTGACTAACCAAACACCACCATCTAGTAGTGATACGTGGCGTGCTGACAAAGTTTACACCGCTGGCGATATCGCCGTGTATCAAGGCAAAAGCTATCGCGCTAAATGGTGGGTAAAAGGTCAGCAACCAGATCAAAGTGATGCGTGGGCGTTAATAGATAAGTCTGATAGCAGCAATGTATGGAGTGCCAATAAAGCCTATAACGGTGGCGACAAAGTGAGCTATCAAGGCGTTGTGTATCAGGCACGCTGGTGGACCAAAGGTCAGCAACCTGACCTGCATTCAGTGTGGAAAAAATTATAA
- a CDS encoding glycosyl hydrolase family 18 protein — protein MFKLLSSSLAVAAAIASSAAQAAPSTPSITWKPQSYSFVDVNIYGRGSYKQLIQAKDVVDIEIEWNAWSGKGGDHYKVFFDDQLVNEGALAAGTKSGVIRFPYKRSGRHQLTIQLCDATGCATSAAKPIVIADTDGGHLAPLELNVNPNNKQFNTDPNKVVGAYFVEWGIYGRQFDVTQIPADNLTHLLYGFIPVCGPNESLGEIENGNSLRALELACGGSKDYEVVIHDPWAAVQKALPGVDSKDPIRGTYAQLMALKQRNPDLKILPSVGGWTLSDPFFDFDNKANRDTFVNSMREFLTTWKFYDGIDIDWEFPGGDGANPNLGSANDGEVYITLMKELRAMLDELEAQTGREYELTSAIGTGWDKIEDVDYQRAAEYMDYIFAMTYDFHGGWNNVTGHQTGIYCGSHLSNEACNGSGVDEKGEPRRGPAYTMDNAIQLLLAQGVPSEKLVVGAAMYGRGWEGVYPQNASIAGNPMTAPANGKLKGTTAQGVWEAGVIDYKGLKKYMIGDNEQGVNGFEVGYDEQAEAAYVWNKDKGTLVTYDSPRSVRAKGQYILQHNLGGIFAWEIDADNGDILNAMHEGLTGDMPPPVNKAPVVTLASEVTVAAGESVQVAATATDPEGKALSYTWSGDASLTLTTEQNHLTITAPSVTQDAVYTVSLAVTDGKHTVNRQLKVNVKAPVVENKAPVVADITDVTLDEGKQVTLSAIASDPEGKPLSYTWHVPGHTVVGTGASVTLTASQVDQTQQIIGKVTISDGVNEVTRTFGVTVNNTTSTDPVEPPTEPGKTTWDANAVYVGGNVVWYQGVQYKARWWTRGAVPSKGGVWQEIIPDDGTIRAWRSDLVYTGGDKVIFAGETYQARWWTRGQQPSTNSVWRKL, from the coding sequence ATGTTTAAATTACTCTCATCATCACTTGCGGTCGCGGCCGCAATTGCATCAAGCGCTGCACAAGCTGCGCCATCAACGCCAAGCATTACGTGGAAGCCACAGAGCTATTCATTTGTCGATGTAAATATCTATGGGCGAGGCTCATACAAACAGTTAATTCAAGCTAAAGATGTGGTCGATATCGAGATTGAATGGAACGCTTGGTCTGGCAAGGGCGGCGACCACTATAAGGTGTTTTTTGATGATCAATTGGTGAACGAAGGGGCACTTGCTGCTGGTACTAAATCGGGCGTGATCCGCTTTCCTTACAAGCGTTCTGGTCGCCACCAGTTGACTATCCAACTCTGTGATGCCACAGGATGCGCCACATCAGCGGCAAAGCCGATAGTAATCGCGGATACCGATGGTGGTCATTTAGCGCCACTAGAACTCAACGTAAATCCAAACAACAAACAGTTTAATACCGATCCAAACAAGGTTGTTGGCGCTTACTTTGTAGAGTGGGGCATTTATGGTCGTCAATTCGATGTTACCCAAATCCCTGCAGATAACCTGACGCACTTGTTGTATGGGTTTATTCCAGTTTGCGGACCAAATGAGTCGCTGGGCGAAATTGAAAATGGAAATAGTCTGCGAGCCCTTGAGTTGGCCTGTGGCGGCTCTAAAGATTATGAAGTGGTGATCCACGACCCGTGGGCTGCGGTGCAAAAGGCGCTGCCGGGAGTAGATAGCAAAGATCCTATTCGTGGTACTTATGCTCAATTGATGGCATTAAAACAGCGTAACCCAGATTTGAAAATCTTACCTTCGGTAGGAGGCTGGACGCTGTCTGATCCTTTCTTTGATTTTGATAACAAAGCCAACCGCGACACCTTTGTAAATTCAATGCGTGAATTCCTTACCACTTGGAAGTTCTATGACGGTATTGATATTGACTGGGAGTTCCCCGGTGGAGATGGTGCTAATCCAAACCTTGGCTCAGCCAACGATGGTGAAGTGTATATCACCTTAATGAAAGAACTTCGCGCCATGTTGGATGAGCTTGAAGCGCAAACAGGCCGAGAATATGAACTGACGTCAGCAATAGGTACTGGCTGGGACAAAATCGAAGATGTAGATTACCAGCGAGCTGCCGAGTATATGGACTACATCTTTGCCATGACGTATGACTTCCACGGCGGTTGGAATAATGTCACAGGTCATCAAACCGGTATTTATTGTGGCTCACATTTAAGCAATGAAGCATGTAATGGTAGCGGTGTTGATGAAAAAGGCGAGCCGCGTAGAGGCCCAGCTTACACTATGGATAATGCTATCCAGCTGTTACTGGCTCAAGGTGTTCCCAGTGAAAAGCTGGTTGTTGGCGCGGCCATGTATGGACGTGGCTGGGAGGGCGTTTATCCACAAAATGCATCCATTGCAGGCAACCCGATGACAGCTCCAGCGAATGGCAAGCTGAAAGGCACAACGGCACAGGGCGTATGGGAAGCGGGCGTTATTGATTATAAAGGCTTGAAAAAGTACATGATTGGTGACAACGAGCAAGGCGTGAATGGATTTGAAGTGGGTTATGATGAACAAGCTGAAGCTGCGTATGTTTGGAATAAAGATAAGGGAACACTCGTAACCTACGATAGTCCGCGCTCGGTTCGTGCCAAAGGCCAGTACATTCTTCAGCATAATCTTGGTGGTATCTTTGCGTGGGAAATTGATGCTGATAACGGTGACATACTCAATGCAATGCATGAAGGTTTAACGGGAGATATGCCACCACCCGTTAATAAAGCGCCTGTGGTAACGCTCGCGAGCGAAGTAACCGTAGCGGCCGGGGAGTCAGTTCAAGTGGCTGCAACGGCAACTGATCCTGAAGGTAAAGCGCTTTCCTACACTTGGTCTGGTGACGCTTCATTAACGCTAACAACTGAGCAAAATCACCTAACGATTACCGCGCCTAGCGTTACACAAGACGCCGTGTACACGGTAAGCCTTGCAGTAACTGACGGCAAACACACGGTGAATCGTCAGCTAAAAGTGAATGTAAAAGCGCCTGTCGTCGAGAATAAAGCACCTGTAGTTGCAGATATCACGGATGTGACGCTCGACGAAGGTAAGCAGGTAACACTTAGCGCGATTGCAAGCGATCCTGAAGGGAAACCACTTAGCTATACTTGGCATGTACCTGGTCACACCGTGGTAGGCACAGGCGCGAGCGTTACATTAACCGCATCTCAAGTAGATCAAACCCAGCAAATTATCGGTAAAGTCACAATCAGCGATGGCGTAAATGAAGTTACACGTACGTTTGGCGTTACTGTGAACAACACGACCTCGACCGATCCTGTTGAGCCCCCAACTGAGCCGGGTAAAACCACGTGGGATGCAAATGCAGTTTACGTTGGTGGCAATGTGGTTTGGTATCAAGGTGTGCAATACAAAGCACGTTGGTGGACGCGCGGCGCTGTGCCAAGTAAAGGCGGTGTATGGCAAGAAATCATTCCTGACGACGGTACTATTCGAGCGTGGCGCAGTGACCTAGTATACACAGGTGGTGATAAAGTCATCTTCGCTGGTGAGACTTATCAGGCGCGCTGGTGGACTCGTGGCCAGCAACCTAGCACTAATTCTGTGTGGCGTAAGCTGTAA
- a CDS encoding M4 family metallopeptidase: protein MKRLTPITLAMAASFTTSAFAQQSVSLNNNEMLSTALIEQLNNDNSLFRTAQTDTGLAFETHSVAAGGKHQRRSQYYKGLRVYGGEIVTHHDTSQTTFGWLQPAHKIVDISGRVITGLTLTEVTPSLDEASALSIAKSHTSKSTEPREQDIELIVYPHGSAVKLAYLVTLLIEDRHGSTRPENIIDGHTGNILSHHDTINHSTALMTGPGGNEKIGRVEYGVDRPAIKVAALANGQCRMEDDKIKVIDMQHGTTNTSAYEFRCGENNHKFINGAYAPLNDALYLGRMTQEMFANWYGIQAVLPHQLVMRIHYGENFANATWNGREVTFGDGNHVVHPLVSTNVTAHEVAHGFTSYNSKLVYLSQSGGVNEAFSDMAGEALECYLNQRPDGTCTVDWQLGKDILKGNHGAFRYFDKPSRNGRSIDHADQYKPGLDVHYSSGVFNRAFYLLSNSPGWDVRKAFEVMVEANRFYWVYNDDFDALGCGVTKAATSLGYNTQAIGEAFAQVGVYACLDNKTPTIELMSPTDQSQHVLGSEIVLSANAQDEFGEVDSVAFEINDQVIGTVTQSPWQVTWNATQAGNYTFTATVTDNEGATAKTASRQFSVVNPADCRTPAWQANDVYVKGDKVAFSGFEYTAQWWNRGQNPSESGAWGVWKKGVACGGTFDDSKNRGNYSPTIDFIKPTGSLSVEVGEAVPIQLVAADKDGKVDKVVVKVNNRLLTELHSAPFTFNYVPKLSGSHVISAVAIDDKGAKSERVSKHIQVTDPATEPKSGCKTELWKASSVYQKGERVSHEGFLFEAKWWTRNQNPAQYSSQWAVWKKLQKCN, encoded by the coding sequence ATGAAAAGACTAACCCCCATTACCCTTGCTATGGCAGCAAGCTTTACTACGAGCGCGTTTGCTCAACAAAGTGTTTCATTAAATAACAACGAAATGCTATCGACTGCATTGATAGAACAATTAAATAACGACAATAGCTTGTTTAGAACGGCGCAAACAGATACTGGTCTAGCATTTGAAACACATAGCGTTGCTGCCGGTGGTAAACATCAACGTCGCAGCCAATACTACAAAGGTCTTCGAGTATATGGCGGTGAAATAGTTACACATCACGATACCAGTCAAACCACTTTCGGCTGGCTGCAACCTGCGCATAAGATTGTCGATATTTCGGGTCGAGTTATCACTGGCTTAACACTCACAGAAGTTACCCCCTCGCTTGATGAAGCGTCAGCATTGAGCATCGCTAAATCACATACAAGTAAAAGTACCGAGCCTAGGGAGCAGGACATTGAGCTAATTGTGTATCCGCATGGAAGTGCTGTAAAGCTTGCGTATTTGGTTACTTTGCTAATTGAAGATAGACACGGAAGCACTCGTCCAGAGAACATTATTGATGGTCACACTGGGAATATATTGTCACACCACGACACCATTAATCACAGTACTGCGCTGATGACAGGTCCAGGAGGGAATGAAAAGATTGGTAGAGTTGAGTATGGCGTTGACCGCCCTGCAATTAAGGTGGCGGCGCTGGCAAACGGCCAATGTCGGATGGAAGATGACAAAATCAAAGTCATTGATATGCAGCATGGAACGACCAATACCAGTGCTTATGAGTTTCGTTGTGGCGAGAACAATCATAAGTTTATAAATGGGGCTTATGCGCCGCTCAATGATGCTTTATATTTGGGTCGGATGACACAAGAGATGTTCGCAAATTGGTACGGTATTCAAGCGGTTTTACCACATCAATTGGTCATGCGTATTCACTATGGCGAAAACTTTGCAAATGCGACTTGGAATGGTCGAGAAGTCACCTTTGGCGACGGCAACCATGTTGTGCACCCATTGGTTTCTACCAACGTTACTGCACATGAGGTTGCGCATGGGTTCACGTCGTACAATTCAAAGTTGGTCTACCTCAGTCAGTCTGGGGGGGTCAATGAAGCTTTTTCTGATATGGCGGGAGAAGCATTAGAGTGTTATTTAAATCAAAGACCAGATGGGACTTGTACAGTTGACTGGCAATTGGGAAAGGACATTCTTAAAGGTAATCATGGGGCATTTAGATACTTTGACAAGCCTAGTAGAAATGGCCGCTCAATCGATCATGCAGATCAATACAAGCCAGGGTTGGATGTCCACTACAGCTCAGGTGTGTTCAATCGTGCTTTTTACTTATTGTCTAACAGCCCTGGATGGGATGTCCGCAAAGCCTTTGAAGTGATGGTGGAAGCAAACCGTTTTTACTGGGTATACAACGATGACTTTGACGCGCTCGGCTGCGGGGTAACTAAAGCGGCAACATCTCTTGGCTATAATACGCAAGCCATTGGTGAAGCATTTGCACAGGTTGGTGTATATGCTTGTCTTGACAACAAAACGCCAACCATTGAGCTTATGTCTCCTACTGATCAAAGTCAGCATGTACTAGGAAGTGAAATTGTACTGAGTGCAAATGCACAAGACGAATTTGGTGAAGTTGATAGTGTGGCTTTTGAAATTAATGATCAAGTCATTGGCACGGTGACCCAGTCACCATGGCAAGTTACGTGGAATGCAACTCAAGCAGGTAACTATACTTTCACAGCAACGGTGACTGACAATGAGGGCGCAACAGCCAAAACAGCATCTCGCCAATTTAGTGTGGTAAACCCAGCTGATTGTAGAACGCCCGCTTGGCAAGCAAATGACGTTTATGTAAAAGGCGATAAAGTTGCATTTTCGGGATTTGAATATACTGCCCAGTGGTGGAATCGAGGTCAAAATCCCTCTGAGTCTGGCGCTTGGGGAGTTTGGAAAAAAGGCGTTGCATGTGGCGGTACTTTTGACGACAGCAAGAACCGTGGCAATTATTCTCCGACGATTGATTTTATCAAACCGACAGGATCGCTTTCAGTAGAGGTTGGTGAGGCTGTGCCAATACAGCTTGTTGCGGCAGATAAAGATGGTAAGGTCGATAAAGTCGTTGTAAAAGTAAACAACAGGCTATTAACCGAGCTTCACAGTGCCCCGTTTACCTTTAACTACGTACCTAAACTATCCGGCAGCCACGTCATTAGCGCTGTTGCAATTGATGATAAAGGGGCTAAGTCCGAGCGCGTTTCAAAGCATATTCAAGTCACAGATCCTGCAACTGAGCCTAAATCAGGCTGTAAAACTGAGCTCTGGAAAGCATCCAGTGTTTACCAAAAAGGTGAAAGGGTAAGCCATGAAGGTTTTCTATTTGAAGCCAAATGGTGGACACGTAACCAGAATCCAGCTCAGTATTCTTCCCAATGGGCAGTATGGAAAAAGCTGCAAAAGTGTAACTAA
- a CDS encoding YaeQ family protein codes for MALKSTIIKAQLSLSDMDRHVYQDFNLTLAQHPSENEQRLMIRLLAYALNACEGLEFTKGLCADDEPELWVKNYSEEIELWVELGLPDEKRLKKACNKSKQVVLYTYGENNQAIWWQKHQPKLYDFKNLSIFSLDYSATQALAQLAERSIKLTITIQDGEVWVSSDSANIEIKPRQLM; via the coding sequence ATGGCGCTCAAATCCACCATCATTAAAGCCCAACTATCACTCAGTGATATGGACAGACATGTTTACCAAGACTTTAATTTAACGCTGGCCCAGCACCCCTCAGAGAATGAACAACGGTTAATGATCCGTTTACTTGCCTATGCACTAAATGCGTGTGAAGGACTGGAGTTTACCAAAGGCTTATGCGCTGACGATGAACCTGAACTATGGGTTAAAAATTACAGCGAAGAGATTGAGCTTTGGGTTGAACTAGGACTGCCTGATGAAAAGCGCCTTAAAAAAGCGTGTAATAAATCAAAGCAAGTGGTCCTCTATACTTATGGCGAAAATAATCAGGCAATTTGGTGGCAAAAACACCAGCCTAAATTATACGACTTTAAAAATCTAAGTATTTTCAGTTTGGATTATAGCGCGACTCAGGCATTAGCTCAGTTAGCAGAACGCAGTATCAAGCTCACTATTACCATTCAAGATGGTGAAGTATGGGTAAGTTCTGATAGCGCTAATATTGAAATCAAACCAAGACAGTTAATGTAA